A genomic segment from Lytechinus variegatus isolate NC3 chromosome 10, Lvar_3.0, whole genome shotgun sequence encodes:
- the LOC121422202 gene encoding thiosulfate sulfurtransferase-like, translating to MASFAGKVPALVTTEWLAKALEAGKTPDGRSIRLLDATWLGMADEGRDAHGKQHIPGSLYVDLNQLRNKDTSYYFTIPTSEFFAEFVGKTLGIDNNTHVIVYENDPYYSIMTAPRIWWMFRYFDHGVVSVLDGGLQQWVAENRAVTDEATPAPQPANFKVTRTRTEIFKNFDDILENVKETKFQLMDSRPVEWYDGTMPSPYPGLKLGIMKMAVNIPFPNILTEGSSKFKKPDDIKALFHSKGIDLSRPLTSTCFVGVTACILALSAFLVGKEDVAVFDGSWDEYSQRGPDDSMTVYEVKVNPGST from the exons ATGGCATCATTTGCAGGGAAAGTCCCCGCTTTAGTGACAACGGAGTGGTTGGCCAAAGCTTTAGAGGCTGGGAAGACCCCAGATGGAAGATCGATCCGTCTCCTTGACGCCACCTGGCTCGGGATGGCAGATGAAGGTCGGGACGCTCACGGCAAGCAGCACATTCCAGGAAGTCTCTACGTCGACCTCAACCAGCTCCGCAACAAGGACACTTCGTATTACTTCACCATCCCGACTTCGGAGTTCTTCGCCGAGTTCGTTGGGAAGACGCTCGGCATCGACAACAACACGCACGTGATCGTCTACGAGAATGACCCTTACTATAGTATCATGACGGCGCCTCGGATCTGGTGGATGTTCCGATATTTCGATCACGGCGTCGTGTCGGTGCTCGATGGCGGACTTCAGCAGTGGGTTGCCGAGAATCGAGCGGTCACCGATGAGGCGACGCCAGCTCCTCAGCCAGCCAATTTCAAGGTGACGAGAACGCGTACTGAGATCTTCAAGAACTTTGATGATATCTTAGAGAACGTGAAGGAAACTAAATTTCAGTTGATGGATAGTCGTCCAGTAGAATGGTATGATGGTACAATGCCTTCTCCTTATCCAG GTTTAAAACTCGGGATCATGAAGATGGCAGTCAACATCCCCTTTCCAAACATCCTCACAGAGGGATCCTCCAAGTTCAAGAAGCCAGATGACATCAAGGCACTCTTCCATTCAAAGGGCATTGACCTATCCCGACCTTTGACCTCGACCTGTTTCGTTGGTGTCACCGCTTGCATCCTGGCCCTGAGCGCCTTCTTGGTCGGGAAGGAGGACGTGGCGGTATTCGATGGGTCTTGGGATGAATATTCTCAGAGAGGTCCCGATGATTCCATGACTGTTTATGAAGTTAAGGTCAACCCGGGGTCAACCTGA